The Streptomyces kanamyceticus genome window below encodes:
- a CDS encoding alpha/beta fold hydrolase: MPDRDDAHGPTTTPTATFTAGLLNAADGVPVATYTWLPADGRPRAYVQIAHGAAEHALRYDRFARHLAARGYGVVASDHRGHGATAQATGGFGVTSGADDARGADDADSWRAIVDDLKAIGDQVRTLHPGLPFFLLGHSLGSMLARDYAQEYADGLAGLLLSGTFRSLPGAETQESIARLEREIAEGGRAARSSFVPDLFASFNDPYPHRTGFEWLSRDEAEVDAYVADERCGFPFAAGLSLDWVRGVRKINDPRNLARVPADLPIHLAVGEQDPCNQGMTLVHELLEDFRYVGVEDLTWKGYPDARHEILNETNRDEVQDDLTAWLDERVL, from the coding sequence ATGCCCGACCGCGACGACGCCCACGGCCCGACGACCACGCCCACCGCGACCTTCACCGCCGGGCTGCTCAACGCGGCGGACGGCGTGCCCGTCGCCACGTACACCTGGCTGCCGGCCGACGGCAGGCCCCGCGCCTATGTGCAGATCGCGCACGGCGCCGCCGAACACGCCCTGCGCTACGACCGGTTCGCCCGCCACCTGGCCGCACGCGGCTACGGAGTGGTCGCCTCCGACCACCGCGGCCACGGCGCCACCGCGCAGGCCACGGGCGGCTTCGGCGTGACCTCCGGGGCGGACGATGCGCGCGGCGCGGACGACGCCGACAGCTGGCGGGCGATCGTCGACGACCTCAAGGCCATCGGCGACCAAGTGCGCACCCTGCACCCCGGGCTCCCCTTCTTCCTCCTGGGCCACAGCCTCGGCTCGATGCTCGCGCGGGACTACGCGCAGGAGTACGCCGACGGGCTCGCGGGCCTGCTCCTCTCGGGCACGTTCCGGTCGCTGCCCGGCGCCGAGACGCAGGAGTCCATCGCCCGCCTCGAACGGGAGATCGCCGAGGGCGGCCGCGCGGCGCGCTCCTCGTTCGTCCCCGACCTCTTCGCCTCCTTCAACGACCCGTACCCGCACCGCACGGGCTTCGAGTGGCTCTCGCGCGACGAGGCCGAGGTCGACGCGTACGTCGCCGACGAGCGCTGCGGATTCCCGTTCGCCGCGGGGCTCTCGCTGGACTGGGTGCGGGGCGTACGCAAGATCAACGATCCGCGCAACCTCGCGCGCGTGCCCGCCGATCTGCCCATCCACCTCGCGGTCGGCGAGCAGGACCCCTGCAACCAGGGCATGACACTGGTCCACGAGCTCCTGGAGGACTTCCGGTACGTGGGCGTCGAGGACCTCACCTGGAAGGGCTACCCGGACGCCCGCCACGAGATCCTCAACGAGACCAACAGGGACGAGGTCCAGGACGACCTGACGGCCTGGCTGGACGAACGGGTGCTGTGA
- a CDS encoding GNAT family N-acetyltransferase, with protein MTGPSTVTRLTSGQLLACADDLAELLVETVRGGASLGFLAGLEGPAAAAWWRGLAPAVVEGRLAVWAARDAERVTGTVGVAFVDKPNGRHRAEITKLMVHPDARGQGLARALLSAAEEAAAEAGVTLLVLDTETDSPAETLYGKAGWTRAGTIPDYATDPAGGLHATTLFYKRVYKRVA; from the coding sequence GTGACCGGACCGTCCACCGTCACCCGGCTCACCTCCGGTCAACTCCTGGCCTGTGCGGACGACTTGGCCGAGCTGCTGGTCGAGACGGTGCGCGGCGGCGCCTCGCTCGGCTTCCTCGCGGGCCTCGAAGGGCCCGCCGCGGCCGCCTGGTGGCGCGGGCTCGCCCCCGCGGTCGTCGAGGGACGGCTCGCCGTGTGGGCGGCCCGCGACGCCGAACGCGTCACCGGCACCGTCGGCGTCGCCTTCGTGGACAAGCCCAACGGCCGCCACCGCGCCGAGATCACCAAGCTGATGGTGCACCCGGACGCGCGCGGGCAGGGCCTGGCCCGCGCGCTCCTGTCCGCCGCCGAAGAGGCGGCGGCGGAGGCGGGCGTGACCCTGCTCGTCCTCGACACCGAGACGGACAGCCCCGCCGAAACCCTTTACGGGAAGGCGGGTTGGACCCGGGCCGGGACCATCCCGGACTACGCGACGGACCCGGCCGGCGGGCTCCACGCGACGACGCTCTTCTACAAGCGCGTCTACAAGCGCGTCGCGTAG
- a CDS encoding MmcQ/YjbR family DNA-binding protein — protein sequence MSKSRSRARVTSDDVRRIALALPDTAEKIAWSMPTFRVAGKMFVTVPDDETSFAVRCPKVERDELVLAEPDKFWVADHEAGSAWVRVRLAALDEEELTDILQDSWRQAAPPRLLEAHPELGVPTTG from the coding sequence ATGTCGAAGTCCAGATCCCGTGCCCGCGTCACCTCCGACGACGTGCGCCGCATCGCCCTCGCCCTGCCGGACACGGCGGAGAAGATCGCGTGGAGCATGCCCACGTTCCGTGTGGCCGGAAAGATGTTCGTGACCGTGCCCGACGACGAGACGTCCTTCGCCGTGCGCTGTCCGAAAGTGGAGCGGGACGAGCTGGTCCTCGCCGAGCCCGACAAGTTCTGGGTCGCCGACCACGAGGCGGGCTCCGCATGGGTGCGGGTGCGCCTCGCGGCGCTCGACGAGGAGGAGCTGACCGACATCCTCCAGGACTCCTGGCGCCAGGCTGCCCCGCCCCGACTCCTCGAAGCGCACCCGGAGTTGGGGGTGCCGACCACGGGCTGA
- a CDS encoding site-specific integrase: MAEALVAASSNQYPGWGDVVLFAASTAARIGEVSGCRVGDIDTSQWIWTVQRQTTPAPGGLTDKGTKGKRARKVPIIEEIRPLVAQRILSAGPAPDARLFTGPRGGHISTAVLRDATHWDEVVTRLGYEHLRRHDLRYTGLTWLADAGVPIHVLRRIAGHGSLTTTQRYLHPDVHKITAAGTALSAHLSVLRAPRSLPGPTVLTR; this comes from the coding sequence TTGGCCGAGGCACTTGTGGCCGCCTCCTCCAACCAGTACCCCGGCTGGGGCGACGTCGTTCTCTTCGCCGCGAGCACCGCCGCTCGGATCGGAGAAGTCTCCGGGTGCCGCGTCGGAGACATCGACACCAGTCAGTGGATCTGGACGGTACAGCGCCAGACCACGCCCGCGCCCGGCGGACTGACCGACAAGGGCACCAAGGGCAAGCGCGCCCGGAAGGTTCCCATCATCGAAGAGATCCGCCCGCTCGTGGCCCAGCGCATCCTCTCCGCCGGCCCCGCCCCTGACGCGCGACTGTTCACCGGCCCACGCGGGGGACACATCTCCACCGCGGTCCTACGCGACGCGACACACTGGGACGAGGTCGTCACCCGGCTCGGCTACGAGCACCTGCGCCGCCACGATCTCCGCTACACCGGACTGACCTGGCTCGCGGACGCCGGAGTCCCCATCCACGTACTACGCAGGATCGCCGGCCACGGTTCACTGACGACCACTCAGCGCTACCTGCACCCGGACGTCCACAAGATCACGGCCGCCGGTACGGCGCTCTCGGCGCACCTCAGCGTGCTGCGCGCCCCTCGTTCCCTTCCCGGCCCAACCGTCCTCACCCGCTGA
- a CDS encoding transketolase family protein translates to MDTMRDRLAPVLTRLLDEDPRVAVVLAEIGKDGFADAMRDHPDRVINVGIREQLLVGTGAGLALAGLRPVVHTFASFLVERPFEQIKLDFGHQGVGGVLVSAAASFDWPAGGFTHMSPGDVALLDTLDDWTVHVPGHPDEAETLLRHAVAAGDDKVYVRLSVQSNDQALAVDGTRFLTVREGRSGVVVAVGPMLDQVLAATEGLDVSVLYATTVRPFDGEALRRAVGAGPAADVVIVEPYLAGTSTSAANDALAHLPHRVLGLGVGRRELRRYGDVDEHVAAHGLDAGSLRGRITGFLGERTSAGAGAGVS, encoded by the coding sequence ATGGACACCATGCGTGACCGCCTCGCCCCCGTCCTCACGCGGCTGCTCGACGAGGACCCGCGCGTCGCCGTCGTTCTGGCCGAGATCGGCAAGGACGGCTTCGCCGACGCCATGCGCGACCACCCGGACCGGGTGATCAACGTGGGCATCAGGGAGCAGCTGCTCGTGGGCACGGGCGCCGGGCTCGCGCTCGCCGGGCTGCGGCCCGTCGTGCACACCTTCGCCAGCTTCCTGGTCGAGCGTCCCTTCGAACAGATCAAGCTCGACTTCGGGCACCAGGGCGTGGGCGGCGTCCTGGTCAGCGCCGCGGCGTCGTTCGACTGGCCCGCGGGCGGCTTCACCCACATGTCGCCGGGCGACGTGGCCCTGCTCGACACCCTCGACGACTGGACCGTGCACGTGCCCGGCCACCCCGACGAGGCCGAGACGCTGCTGCGGCACGCCGTCGCGGCGGGCGACGACAAGGTGTACGTACGTCTGTCGGTGCAGTCCAATGATCAGGCCCTCGCGGTCGACGGCACGCGCTTCCTGACCGTGCGCGAGGGGCGCTCCGGCGTGGTCGTCGCGGTCGGGCCGATGCTCGACCAGGTCCTCGCCGCGACCGAGGGGCTCGATGTGAGCGTGCTCTACGCGACGACCGTGCGCCCCTTCGACGGGGAGGCGCTGCGCCGCGCCGTGGGGGCGGGTCCTGCCGCCGATGTCGTGATCGTCGAGCCGTACCTCGCGGGGACCTCGACGAGCGCCGCGAACGACGCGCTCGCGCATCTGCCGCACCGGGTGCTCGGCCTCGGCGTCGGCCGCCGCGAGCTGCGCCGCTACGGGGACGTGGACGAGCACGTGGCCGCGCACGGGCTCGACGCGGGATCGCTGCGCGGGCGGATCACCGGCTTCCTCGGCGAGCGGACGTCGGCCGGGGCCGGGGCCGGGGTGTCGTAG
- a CDS encoding thiamine pyrophosphate-dependent enzyme produces the protein MTTTTEPAYDYADLPRLMGRMTGAEKHGPAATSTLDALWVLYDRVLDVTPERMDDPGRDRFLLSKGHGPMAYYAVLAAKGFLPVEWLEGFGAYDSPLGHHPDRVLVPGVEIGSGSLGHGLPLAVGTALGLKARGQTEARVWVLVGDAEMDEGSNHEAVAYAGPAGLERLHVLVIDNASASYARPGGIAARFEAAGWSAETVDGRDHEALYAAFTAPHPGRPRVVVARVEPKEYAGEPKSA, from the coding sequence ATGACGACGACCACGGAACCCGCATACGACTACGCAGATCTGCCCCGCCTCATGGGACGGATGACCGGGGCGGAGAAGCACGGCCCCGCGGCCACCTCCACGCTCGACGCGCTCTGGGTGCTCTACGACCGCGTGCTCGACGTCACACCCGAGCGCATGGACGATCCGGGGCGCGACCGGTTCCTGCTCTCCAAGGGGCACGGGCCGATGGCGTACTACGCGGTGCTCGCGGCCAAGGGATTCCTGCCCGTGGAGTGGCTGGAGGGATTTGGGGCCTATGACTCGCCGCTCGGGCACCATCCGGACCGGGTGCTCGTGCCCGGTGTCGAGATCGGCAGCGGGTCGCTGGGGCACGGGCTGCCGCTCGCCGTGGGGACGGCGCTCGGGCTCAAGGCACGGGGGCAGACGGAGGCCCGCGTGTGGGTGCTCGTCGGGGACGCCGAGATGGACGAGGGCAGCAACCACGAGGCCGTGGCCTACGCCGGGCCCGCCGGTCTCGAGCGACTGCACGTCCTCGTGATCGACAACGCCTCGGCCAGCTACGCGCGGCCCGGCGGGATCGCCGCCAGGTTCGAGGCGGCGGGCTGGTCGGCCGAGACCGTCGACGGGCGGGACCACGAGGCGCTGTACGCCGCCTTCACCGCGCCGCACCCCGGGCGGCCGCGCGTGGTGGTCGCGCGGGTCGAGCCCAAGGAGTACGCGGGCGAGCCCAAGTCCGCGTGA
- a CDS encoding ThuA domain-containing protein: MSSTAPKRAPRPLLVLIALLALVVGLGIGAPPRAEAAPAFRVLVFSKVTNYAHDSIPAGIEAIKKLGSENGFEVEATDDASAFTDANLARFQAIVFNNTNSTPEKGDLLDAAQRAAFQKYVRAGGGWVGLHAASASERDWQWYEGLVGAIFDKHPAVQTGRVKVLDHAHPSTQGLPELWERTEEWYNWRTNPTGKVHTLAQVKVRDGVTGLDEGVDQPWSWCQNYDGGRSWYTAGGHAKSAFQEKGFLRHVLGGIQWAAGDKPGDCTATKTGGFQRTPLATEDLADPFELAVAPDRRVFFIQRTGKLKIIDQETLKVSTALDLAYTPEMTSQSDGLLGLALDPKFKDNHWLYLLHSDKTEKRINLSRFTEAGGKIDPASEKRLLTIPTWRGEGRANSHMAGSIAFDKKGDLYVATGDNTDPFASDGFTPIDEREGRRAWDAQGTAGNTNDLRGKVLRITPKDDGTYAVPAGNLFPAGTEKTRSEVYAMGLRNPFRITTDPLSGALLVADYGPDARKAVADRGPEGTVEFDRITEAGNYGWPYCVGNNTPFNDYDFATKTPKGKFDCAKVANDSPNNTGLRDLPPAKAANVWYAYSDSPEFPELGTGGGGPMSGPVYDYDVDNAYKTKFPEYFEGKWFNYELTRQWFKTFSIQEKDQTFTDPRFEPAKKGDLQSINSVFSDMKWNQPFDADFGPDGALYVIDFGLGSGTGRGGSNEGAGIYRIDYVADGRLPDARITATPDNGKAPLTAKFSSEGSGLPGGKPVTYAWDFDGDGTTDSTEANPTHTYTKKGQFSARLKVTGPGDLSALAVRDITVGNTRPVVTIQQPPNGGTFSFGDTIPFKVKVTDREDGPIDCGKVVVQSQLGHDSHLHPLDNYTGCAGEIVTDAGDSHGPGQNLYYGITAQYEDKGAGAVPALTGSASLTLRTSFREAEHRTATGGAHGGAEIGDRADASGGKRLIEIEDGDWVSFDPVHLKGVDSVTVGAASGGLGGDVEFRAGSPTGKLLGKVTVPSTGGWGDFISPTTELADHDGTTNLYAVFTNPRWTAEGPDLLTVDWLRFNGPGVEKSAGAKVSVTAAPDSGAPPLAVKLTGKVQLPAGRTAASYHWDFGDNTKPSGGTEGPTADHAYARAGAYTAHLTVTDDKGDTTTGAVRVTAK, from the coding sequence ATGAGTTCCACGGCACCGAAGCGTGCGCCAAGACCCCTGCTCGTCCTCATCGCCCTGCTCGCCCTCGTCGTGGGCCTCGGCATCGGCGCCCCGCCCCGCGCCGAGGCCGCACCGGCCTTCCGTGTCCTGGTCTTCTCCAAGGTCACGAACTACGCCCACGACTCGATCCCCGCGGGCATCGAAGCGATCAAGAAGCTCGGCAGCGAGAACGGGTTCGAGGTCGAGGCCACCGACGACGCGTCGGCGTTCACCGACGCCAACCTCGCCCGCTTCCAGGCGATCGTGTTCAACAACACCAACTCCACTCCGGAGAAGGGCGATCTGCTCGACGCCGCCCAGCGCGCCGCCTTCCAGAAGTACGTCAGGGCGGGCGGCGGCTGGGTCGGCCTGCACGCGGCGTCGGCGAGCGAGCGCGACTGGCAGTGGTACGAGGGCCTGGTCGGCGCGATCTTCGACAAGCACCCCGCCGTACAGACGGGACGGGTGAAGGTGCTCGACCACGCGCACCCGTCCACCCAGGGGCTGCCCGAGCTCTGGGAGCGTACGGAGGAGTGGTACAACTGGCGCACCAACCCCACGGGGAAGGTGCACACCCTCGCTCAGGTCAAGGTGCGCGACGGTGTCACGGGCCTCGACGAGGGCGTCGACCAGCCCTGGTCCTGGTGCCAGAACTACGACGGCGGCCGCTCCTGGTACACGGCGGGCGGGCACGCCAAGTCGGCCTTCCAGGAGAAGGGTTTCCTGCGGCACGTCCTCGGCGGCATCCAGTGGGCGGCGGGCGACAAGCCGGGCGACTGCACCGCTACGAAGACGGGTGGTTTCCAGCGCACGCCCCTCGCCACCGAGGATCTCGCCGACCCGTTCGAGCTGGCCGTGGCACCCGATCGCCGGGTCTTCTTCATCCAGCGCACCGGGAAGCTCAAGATCATCGACCAGGAGACGCTGAAGGTCTCCACGGCGCTCGACCTCGCGTACACCCCGGAGATGACGAGCCAGTCGGACGGGCTGCTCGGACTCGCGCTCGATCCGAAGTTCAAGGACAACCACTGGCTGTATCTGCTGCACTCCGACAAGACCGAGAAACGCATCAACCTGTCGCGCTTCACCGAGGCGGGCGGAAAGATCGATCCGGCCTCGGAGAAGCGCCTGTTGACGATTCCTACGTGGCGTGGCGAGGGCCGGGCGAATTCGCACATGGCGGGCTCGATCGCCTTCGACAAGAAGGGCGACCTCTACGTAGCGACGGGTGACAACACCGACCCGTTCGCCTCCGACGGCTTCACCCCGATCGACGAGCGCGAAGGGCGCCGCGCCTGGGACGCGCAGGGCACGGCGGGCAATACGAACGACCTGCGTGGAAAGGTCCTGCGGATCACGCCCAAGGACGACGGAACGTATGCCGTCCCTGCGGGGAACCTCTTTCCCGCGGGCACGGAGAAGACGCGCTCCGAGGTCTACGCGATGGGGCTGCGCAATCCCTTCCGGATCACCACGGATCCGCTCAGCGGCGCGCTCCTGGTCGCCGACTACGGGCCCGACGCCAGGAAGGCCGTCGCGGACCGGGGACCCGAGGGGACGGTCGAGTTCGACCGGATCACCGAGGCGGGCAACTACGGCTGGCCGTACTGCGTCGGGAACAACACCCCCTTCAACGACTACGACTTCGCGACCAAGACGCCGAAGGGGAAATTCGACTGCGCGAAGGTCGCCAACGACTCGCCGAACAACACGGGGCTGCGGGACCTGCCGCCCGCGAAGGCCGCGAACGTCTGGTACGCGTACTCCGATTCACCGGAGTTCCCCGAACTCGGCACGGGCGGCGGCGGACCGATGAGCGGTCCCGTCTACGACTACGACGTCGACAACGCGTACAAGACAAAGTTCCCCGAGTACTTCGAGGGGAAGTGGTTCAACTACGAGCTGACCCGGCAGTGGTTCAAGACCTTCTCGATCCAGGAGAAGGACCAGACGTTCACCGATCCGCGCTTCGAACCGGCGAAGAAGGGCGATCTGCAGTCCATCAATTCCGTCTTCTCCGACATGAAGTGGAATCAGCCTTTCGACGCCGATTTCGGTCCTGACGGCGCTCTGTACGTCATCGACTTCGGGCTCGGCAGCGGCACGGGCCGCGGCGGCAGCAACGAGGGCGCGGGCATCTACCGCATCGACTACGTGGCGGACGGACGGCTGCCCGACGCCCGGATCACGGCGACGCCGGACAACGGAAAGGCACCCCTGACCGCGAAGTTCTCCAGCGAGGGATCCGGACTGCCCGGCGGCAAGCCCGTCACCTACGCGTGGGACTTCGACGGCGACGGCACAACCGACTCGACCGAGGCGAACCCCACCCACACGTACACGAAGAAGGGCCAGTTCAGCGCCCGCCTCAAGGTCACGGGACCCGGTGACCTCAGTGCGCTCGCCGTACGCGACATCACGGTCGGCAACACGCGCCCCGTGGTGACCATCCAACAGCCGCCGAACGGCGGGACGTTCAGCTTCGGCGACACCATCCCGTTCAAGGTCAAGGTGACGGACAGGGAGGACGGGCCGATCGACTGCGGCAAGGTCGTCGTCCAGTCCCAGCTGGGGCACGACAGCCATCTGCATCCACTGGACAACTACACCGGCTGCGCGGGTGAGATCGTGACGGACGCCGGGGACAGCCACGGTCCGGGACAGAACCTGTACTACGGCATCACCGCCCAGTACGAGGACAAGGGCGCGGGTGCCGTGCCCGCGCTGACGGGGTCGGCCTCGCTGACGCTGCGGACGTCGTTCCGTGAGGCCGAGCACCGCACCGCCACCGGCGGCGCGCACGGCGGGGCCGAGATCGGTGACCGGGCGGACGCGTCGGGCGGCAAGCGGCTCATCGAGATCGAGGACGGCGACTGGGTCTCCTTCGACCCCGTGCACCTCAAGGGCGTCGACTCCGTGACCGTCGGGGCGGCGTCGGGCGGGCTCGGCGGCGACGTCGAGTTCCGTGCCGGATCGCCCACGGGCAAGCTGCTCGGCAAGGTGACCGTGCCGAGCACCGGAGGGTGGGGCGACTTCATCTCGCCGACCACCGAACTCGCCGACCACGACGGCACGACGAACCTGTACGCGGTCTTCACCAATCCGCGCTGGACGGCCGAGGGGCCCGACCTGCTCACGGTCGACTGGCTGCGCTTCAACGGCCCGGGCGTCGAGAAGTCCGCGGGCGCGAAGGTCTCGGTGACCGCCGCTCCCGACAGCGGCGCGCCGCCCCTCGCGGTGAAGCTCACGGGCAAGGTGCAGCTGCCCGCGGGCCGCACCGCCGCCTCCTACCACTGGGACTTCGGCGACAACACGAAGCCGTCCGGCGGCACGGAGGGCCCGACCGCCGACCACGCGTACGCGCGCGCGGGGGCGTACACCGCGCATCTGACGGTGACCGACGACAAGGGCGACACGACCACCGGCGCCGTCCGGGTCACGGCGAAGTGA
- a CDS encoding sugar phosphate isomerase/epimerase family protein, producing the protein MNGSANASRPGGTRRAFLRTAIGTSAGTSLGLAAAVGGASPARAAEHGHRRRIPRGGIGMHLYTMRDVLAEDFAGTLERLAKIGYATVGVSGRHGYGAGDIRGMLDATGLRAVLEHVAYTTLTGSGLAGALDDLHTLGARWPVVPSLPGALHTPDGFREAARQFNRIGLASREAGLGPVLFHNHGTDHVVVDGVNLYDVLLAETDPALVAFELDVYWAVKGGADPATYFRRHRHRFPALHVKDMAPDGGFADVGSGTLDFAAMFAHARVGGVRQWLVEHDTPADPFATARNSYAYLAALRY; encoded by the coding sequence ATGAACGGATCAGCGAACGCGTCACGCCCGGGTGGCACGAGACGCGCCTTTCTCCGTACGGCCATCGGTACGTCGGCCGGTACGTCCCTGGGGCTCGCGGCAGCCGTCGGCGGGGCGTCGCCCGCGCGGGCGGCGGAGCACGGGCACCGGCGGCGCATCCCGCGCGGCGGCATCGGAATGCACCTCTACACGATGCGCGACGTCCTCGCCGAGGACTTCGCGGGCACCCTGGAGCGGCTCGCCAAGATCGGGTACGCGACCGTGGGCGTCAGCGGCCGGCACGGGTACGGCGCGGGGGACATCCGCGGGATGCTCGACGCGACGGGCCTGCGGGCGGTCCTCGAACACGTCGCGTACACCACGCTCACCGGCAGCGGACTGGCCGGGGCGCTGGACGATCTGCACACCCTGGGCGCCCGGTGGCCCGTGGTGCCCAGCCTGCCGGGGGCATTGCACACGCCGGACGGATTCCGCGAGGCGGCAAGGCAGTTCAACCGGATCGGGCTCGCCTCGCGCGAGGCGGGCCTCGGCCCGGTGCTGTTCCACAACCACGGCACGGACCACGTGGTGGTCGACGGCGTGAACCTGTACGACGTCCTTCTCGCCGAGACCGATCCCGCTCTTGTCGCCTTCGAACTGGACGTCTACTGGGCGGTGAAGGGCGGCGCCGATCCGGCGACGTACTTCCGCCGCCATCGGCACCGCTTCCCCGCCCTCCATGTGAAGGACATGGCGCCGGACGGCGGCTTCGCCGACGTCGGCTCGGGGACGCTCGACTTCGCCGCGATGTTCGCCCACGCGCGCGTGGGCGGCGTACGGCAGTGGCTCGTCGAGCACGACACCCCGGCGGATCCGTTCGCCACGGCGCGGAACAGCTACGCGTATCTGGCCGCGCTGCGCTACTGA
- a CDS encoding MFS transporter has translation MGPGKRSGTPRHSIWSRDFGLFFAARAVAKLGDTMLPVALAAGLLEHGHGAGAVGLAMAATTVCFAGLVIFGGVFADRFSTRLLMIGADAVRLVTQALAAVFFFTGHVVLWQICVIGAVNGAAAALFQPGVASTVPRLAADVQKANGAIRVAESTASLAGPAAAGVLVGLASPGAVFAAHAGTYALSALCLVLLRLPPALPGSLPQSEGFRADLVQGWREFRARTWLWGVIAIFGVLMITTSGPTVPLVATLVVQEHGSGAYGLVNSALGAGTVVGGLIALRLRPRRMLRAGSLALFGYCAFPTAVGAQLGVPLMALGAAVAGAGISFWGVMWATSVQTQVPPDVLNRIHAYDVAGSLAMLPVGQALAGPAASAFGAERVLITGGVMAGVVCLALLSVPAIRGLVRVEPAHGGPSTGVTGPSTGSAGATGGPAATTPRPRPRPTSARRGSR, from the coding sequence ATGGGGCCGGGGAAGCGGAGCGGTACGCCGCGCCACAGCATCTGGTCGCGGGACTTCGGACTGTTCTTCGCCGCTCGTGCCGTGGCCAAGCTGGGCGACACGATGCTGCCCGTCGCCCTCGCCGCGGGCCTCCTCGAGCACGGTCACGGCGCCGGGGCCGTGGGCCTCGCGATGGCGGCGACGACCGTCTGCTTCGCGGGTCTCGTGATCTTCGGCGGGGTCTTCGCCGACCGGTTCAGCACCCGCCTGCTGATGATCGGCGCCGATGCCGTCCGGCTCGTCACCCAGGCGCTCGCGGCGGTCTTCTTCTTCACCGGACACGTCGTCCTGTGGCAGATCTGCGTGATCGGCGCGGTCAACGGCGCGGCCGCGGCGCTCTTCCAGCCGGGCGTCGCGAGCACGGTCCCGCGGCTGGCCGCCGACGTCCAGAAGGCCAACGGCGCGATACGCGTGGCCGAGTCGACGGCGTCCCTCGCGGGCCCCGCCGCCGCCGGTGTCCTGGTGGGCCTCGCCTCGCCGGGCGCGGTCTTCGCCGCGCACGCGGGGACGTACGCGCTGAGCGCGCTCTGCCTCGTCCTGCTCCGGCTGCCGCCCGCACTGCCGGGCTCGCTCCCGCAGAGCGAGGGCTTCCGGGCCGATCTGGTGCAGGGCTGGCGGGAGTTCAGGGCCCGCACCTGGCTCTGGGGCGTGATCGCCATCTTCGGCGTACTGATGATCACGACCAGCGGGCCGACCGTGCCGCTGGTGGCCACCCTCGTCGTCCAGGAACACGGTTCGGGCGCGTACGGCCTGGTCAACTCCGCCCTCGGCGCGGGCACCGTCGTCGGCGGCCTGATCGCCCTGCGCCTGCGCCCCCGCCGCATGCTGCGCGCCGGGTCCCTCGCCCTCTTCGGCTACTGCGCGTTCCCGACGGCGGTCGGCGCCCAGCTCGGCGTCCCGCTGATGGCGCTCGGCGCGGCCGTCGCGGGCGCCGGGATCTCCTTCTGGGGCGTGATGTGGGCGACGAGCGTGCAGACCCAGGTCCCGCCGGACGTCCTCAACCGCATCCACGCCTACGACGTGGCGGGCTCGCTCGCCATGCTCCCGGTCGGCCAGGCACTCGCGGGTCCCGCCGCGAGTGCCTTCGGTGCCGAGCGGGTGCTGATCACGGGCGGCGTGATGGCGGGCGTGGTGTGCCTCGCGCTGCTCTCCGTGCCCGCGATCCGCGGCCTGGTGCGCGTCGAGCCCGCCCATGGAGGACCGTCGACGGGAGTCACGGGACCCTCGACAGGATCGGCGGGAGCGACGGGCGGCCCGGCCGCTACGACACCCCGGCCCCGGCCCCGGCCGACGTCCGCTCGCCGAGGAAGCCGGTGA
- a CDS encoding helix-turn-helix domain-containing protein produces the protein MEHDGVDARLAARLAELRAERGWSLGELAEQSGISRSTLSRAERAEISPTAALLNRLCAVYERTMSQLLSEVEAEPAQLVRAVDQAVWTDDEAGFMRWSVSPPSTGMRGELVEGRLQPGADIAYDRPAVPGLEQHIWVLEGALEVTVHGEAHTLRTGDCLRFRLWGASRFRCQGETAVRYALVVVTP, from the coding sequence ATGGAACACGATGGAGTCGACGCGCGCCTCGCCGCCCGGCTGGCCGAGCTGCGTGCCGAACGCGGCTGGTCCCTGGGCGAGTTGGCGGAACAGAGCGGGATCAGCCGCTCGACCCTGTCCCGCGCCGAGCGCGCGGAGATCAGCCCCACCGCGGCCCTCCTGAACCGGCTCTGCGCGGTCTACGAGCGGACGATGTCGCAGCTCCTGAGCGAGGTCGAGGCCGAGCCCGCGCAGCTGGTGCGCGCCGTCGACCAGGCCGTCTGGACGGACGACGAAGCGGGCTTCATGCGCTGGTCGGTCTCGCCGCCGAGCACCGGTATGCGCGGCGAACTGGTCGAGGGCCGACTGCAGCCGGGCGCCGACATCGCGTACGACCGTCCGGCCGTGCCGGGTCTGGAACAGCACATCTGGGTGCTCGAAGGGGCCCTGGAGGTCACGGTCCACGGGGAGGCGCACACGCTGCGCACCGGGGACTGCCTGCGCTTCCGCCTGTGGGGCGCGTCGCGGTTCCGCTGCCAGGGAGAGACGGCCGTACGGTACGCGCTGGTGGTGGTGACGCCGTGA